CACATCCTCGAGGTGAATCTCATCGCGGCCGCCGAGCTGACGCGGCTGCTGCTCCCCGCTCTGCGAGCGGCTGCGGGCCACGTCGTGTTCATCAACTCGGGCGCGGGACGCCGGGTCAACCCGGGATGGACCCCGTACGCCGCGAGCAAGTTCGGGCTGCGCGCTCTCGCAGACGGATTGCGCGTCGAGGAACCGACCCTCCGGGTGACGTCCGTCTTCCCCGGCCGCATCGACACCGACATGCAGCGCGACATCGTCGCCATCGAAGGAGACGAGTACGACGGGTCGCGGTTCCTGCGTCCCGCGACCGTCGCCCGAGCAGTCGTGCACGCCATCTCCACCCCGGCCGACGCCCACCCCGAAGAAATCGTGCTGAGGCCGACGGGGCGGGGCTGACCCTTCCTGAGCGTCCGTATTCTCTGCTCCCTGAGGTGCGAGCGAAGCGAGCCACGAAGGGCCCGCAAGACGTCTGGGGGATCGCTAGAAACCGCCGTCCACCAGGCCCTTCGTGGCTCGTCGCTTGCGCTCCTCGCACCTTTTGGGAGCAAGGCTGACTCGCCCTCCGCAAGCTCCGGGCTCTCTCAGGAGCGGAGGGATCGCGGTCAGAGTTGCTTGAGATCCGACTGCTGCCAGACCGCGCGCATCGTCGACACCTTGCCCTCGGCGTCGAAGACCATGATGTCGACGGGGGTGATCTCGAAGGCGAGTCCGGCGGTCTTGGTGACCAGGGTGAACTCGAAGACCGCGGTGTCGCCGGCGATCTTCTTCCACTTGAGCGTCGCGGTGCGCTCGTCCATACCGGTGATCACCGAGTAGAACTCCACCAGCTGCTCGCGGGTGTCGCGGATGTCCGCGCCGATGGGGTCCTCGACGGTCGCGTCGGCGGCGTAGAGGTCGGCGATCTGCTCTGCGGTACCCGAGTTGAGCAGCTCGATATAGGCGTCGACGGCCGCGTCGATCTTCTCCGCGAGCCCGGCTTGTTCCACGGTCATGAATCCTCCAGAAAAGTAGAACGTGTTCTAATTCGGCACGGTAGCACGGCGTCCGTCAACCGGTGGATGATTTCGGTGCCCGGTCGGAGTTGTTTGATACGTTCGCCGCACAGTTTCCCCGCGTGCGGAAAGGCCGGTGCACCTCTCGATGACCGAGCCGCCGCGCGTACCTCCACCACCGTCCGGCGAGCCCCAATGGCAGCCGCCCGTCGTCTCCGACGAGTGGAGCCCGGTGCCGGATGCCGGACCGCCGCAGGGTCCACTCACACCGCGCCCTCCGACCGTGCCCGGACCGCAGCCCCAATGGGGCTCCGCGCAATGGGGCCCGGCGTTGTCGCCGCCGCACGAGCCGGGAGCGACCCCTCCGGGCAACGGGTGGCCGGGGTGGATGCCGCAACGACGACCGACGTCCGTCAACTCCTTGCTGCAACAGATCTTCTCCACCACGTTCGCGGCACCGCGTGTCTTCCTGGGCCTCGTCGGCGTGAGTTGGGGCGCGGCGGCGGCACCAGTCGCGCTCATCACCTGGTGGCTGGTGAGCGCCGAACCGACCCTCGACGACCCGGACGACTTGGCATCGAGCCTGGCACCGGTCACCGCGTTCGTCCTCATCGTCTTTGCGCAGTGGACCGTCATGACGGGCGCACTCAGCGGTCTCGCCGCCCGCCCCCTGGCCCGCCTGCGCGCCGGGTCCGTACCGACGCTCGACGACGCCCTGCGCGCGGGTCGCCGGTCCCTCGCCCGACTGTCGGGGTGGACCGCCCTCCTGGGACTCGCCGTCGCGGCGGCGTTCACCCCGGGCATCGCACTCCTCGGTCTGGGAGTCAGCTCCGACGGGATCGTGCTGATCGCCGGGAGTCTCCTCCTCTTCCTCGTCGCGCTCATCCCGGTGACGTGGCTGCTGGTACGCACGGTGTTCACGGCACCGGCGATCGTGATCGACGGCCTCTCCGTGCGAGACGCGATCGCCCGCTCGGGGTCGTTGTCGGCGGAGCGGTTCTGGCGGACCTTCGGCATCCTGGCGGTCATGGTCGTGCTGGCGTGGGTCGCGATGCCGACGATGATGTACCCCTTCGATCTCCTCGGATCGATCGCCGGCATGTGGTTCGACAACTGGGACGCCCGTGGCACCGAGACCGTCGTCGCGGTGATCGGCACCGTCGTGGCGTCGATGGTCGTGCAACCGGTACTGACCGTCGTCCCGGCCGTCCTCTATGACGATGCACGCGCCGAGGCGGACCCGAAGCCGTTCTTCTCCGGACAGGGCGACCGGTGATCGGAGTTCTCGCTGCGCCACTGAACCCCGGCAACGACGAAGCACGCCGGTGGGCCGAGGAGGAGCTGTCCGACTCCGAGTATCAACCACCCGAACCGTCGTGGTTCGACCGCTTCGGTGAGCGGCTCTGGGAGTGGATCGCCGACAACGTCTTCGGCTGGTTCGGCGGCTCCGACACCCTTCGGGGCATCGTGATCGTCGTGGCGATCGCCCTCGTCCTCGGGCTCGTCGTCGCGGTCGTCCGGCATCTCCGACGCAACCCACGACTTCCCCGCACCACCGCTGGCCCGCCAACGGGGTCGGTACTGACAGGTCCGGCTCGGTCCGCGGCCGACTTCCGGTCCGACGCCGACGCCGCCTTCGCCGCAGGCCGGTACGACGAGTGTGTGCTCGCCGCCGTGCGTGCCATGGCTCGTCGGGGTATCGAGCGCGGTCTGCTGGCCGATGAACCGTCTCTGACCGCCCACGAGGTCGCTGTCGACCTCGGACCCCGCTTCCCCACCTACGACTCCGGGTTACGAACGGCGACAGACCTGTTCGACGCCATCGCCTACGGCGACCGACACGCATCGGCCGAATCCGCGCGCGCGGTCCTCGACATCGAACGCGGGGTCTCGTCCGCACGGCCGGTCGACCAGGACACGGTCCGGTCGAGCCGACTGGCGGTGCCCCGGTGACCGGAACCGTGCAGGCGACGCCACCCGGACCCGTCGCGTCGACGCCGATGCGACCGGCGCCCGCGAAGAACAAGACGCCGGCGTGGATCTGGGTGACCATCGTGCTGGTGGTGGTCGTCGTGGTCGCCGGCGTCGGACTCCTCGGTGTCACGGCACTCACCGGGGTGCAGGGCACGCCCGGTCCCGGCGTCAGCTACGACCCCGACAACGCCCAACCCACCGGATCGCGCGCTCTCGCTCAGATCCTCGACGACCGCGGGGCCGACCTCAGGCAGGTGCGCGGCCTCGCGGAGTTCACCGACGCCCCGCGTCCCGGCCGCGGGACCACGGTGGTGGTGAGCTCGACGTCGTCGCTGAATCCCGGTACGACACAACAGTTCCGAGAGCGCGTGCAGGACGCCGACCGCGTGATCCTGATCGCGCCGGACACCACCGTGCTCACCGCGCTCGACCTGCCCGTCACGTCCGGCTACGGCGCCGGCCCGGCAGCGGTCCCCGCGGGTTGCCGCACGCCCGGCATCGACGAGACCGACGTCGTCGACTTCAGTCCGTTCGGATACTCACCGACCTCGCCCGCGGCCACGGCCTGCTTCACGTCCGACGGGACATCGAATCTGGTCGTGGTCCCCCGCACCACCGACCGTCCCGAATTTGTCGTCATCAGTGGCACAATGCTCACCAACGATCAACTGGCACAGCAGGACAACGCCGGCGTCGCCGTGCGGGTCTTCGCGAGGTCCGACGAGATCCTCTGGTACGTTCCCTTCTTCACCGATCAAGTCGCGACCGAGGACGAGGAGTCCGACATCCCGGCCGCGGTCGGGCCGCTGATCGTGTTGACCGTCTTCGCGGTTCTGGCCCTGATGTTGTGGCGGGGCAGGCGATTCGGCCCGCTGGTCACCGAGCCGCTCCCGGCGGTCGTCAAGGCGGTCGAGACCACCCGGGCGCGGGGCCGCATGTATCACCGCGCTGGAGCCGACGCGCGCGCCGCGGCGGCGCTGCGCATCCACACGCTGGGTTCGCTGGCGTCGTATCTGGGACTTCCGTTCGACGCCGCCCGTGCCACCGACGCACTGTCGCGACCCGACTGGGACACCGTCGTCGCGCCGACCGAGAACTCGGACCCGATGGTGTCGGCGATCGTCCTCGCCGTGGTGGGGGCAACGCACCGCGATCTGGGCGAGGTCCGGTCGCTGCTGTCCGGTCCGCTCCCCACCACCGACGCCCAGCTCGTGCACTTCACCGCCGAGCTGACCAACCTCGAGAAGGAAGTCCGACACGCGCCATGACCGTCGACCCGTCCCGCAACCCAGGCCCCGGTCCGTTCGCCCCGGACGCATCCGTACACGCAGACCCGTTCGCCAAGGCACCTGCCGGGCCACCACCGGAGCACGCCCACCACCGACCCGGCGGAGCGCCGAACCGCGCCCGCGATGCACTCGGGGCCGTCCGCGGCGAGGTCGGGAAGGCCGTCGTCGGCCAGGACCCGGCGGTGGCAGGCATCCTGATCGCGCTGCTCTGCCGCGGGCACATCCTGCTCGAAGGCGTTCCCGGCGTGGCCAAGACGCTGCTCGTCCGGTCCGTGGCGGCCGCGCTCGACGTCGAGACCAAGCGCGTGCAGTTCACCCCCGACCTCATGCCCGGTGATGTCACCGGCTCACTCGTGTTCGATTCCGCCAGCTCCGAATTCACGTTCCGCGAGGGACCGGTGTTCACCAATCTCCTGCTGGCCGACGAGATCAACCGCACCCCGCCGAAGACCCAGGCATCGTTGCTCGAGGCGATGGAGGAACGGCAGGTCACCGTCGACGGGGATCCCCGCCCGCTGCCGAGCCCGTTCCTCGTCGCGGCGACGCAGAACCCGGTCGAGTACGAGGGCACCTACCCGTTGCCCGAAGCCCAGCTCGACCGCTTCCTGCTGAAGGTCACCCTGCCGCTCCCCCTCGCGACGACGAGATCACCGTGCTGACGCGGCACGCCTCCGGATTCGATCCGCGGAATCTGTTCGCCGCCGGCCTCCGTCCGGTCGCTTCGGCCGCCGACATCGAGGCCGGCGCCGAGCAGGTCCGCCGGGTCACGGTCGCCCCGCAGGTCACCGCCTACATCGTCGACATCGCCCGGGCCACCCGATTCTCGCCGTCACTGGCCCTCGGCGTCAGTCCGCGCGGCGCCACCGCACTGCTCGGCACGAGCCGGGCATGGGCGTGGCTGAACGGCCGCGACTTCGTGACCCCCGACGACGTGCAGGCGCTCGCTCAATCGACGCTCGCGCACCGCCTGTCGTTGCGCCCGGAGGCCGAACTCGAAGGGGTGTCGGTGGGTTCGGTGCTCGACGCCGCGATCAACTCGGTGCCCGTCCCCCGCTGATGTTCCTCACGGGGCGCTTTCTGATCCTGGTGCTGCTCGGTGCGGTGCCCATCCTGATATGGCCGAACTACTTCGTCCCCGTGCTGTGGGCGCTGTTCTGTGTCCCGGTCGTGTGCCTCGACATCGCGCTGGCAGGGTCCACGAAATCGATCACCATGTCGCGGTCGGCACCCGGCCCGATCCGGCTCGGCCAGAGCACGACGTGTTCGATCGCGGTCACCAACCACGGCTCTCAGACGTTCCGCGGAGTGTTGCGCGACAGCTGGCAGCCGTCGGCGGGCGCCTCGTCGAACACCCACCGCGTCAGCATCCCCCGCGCGGAGACACGCTCGATGACAACGACTCTCACCCCCACCCGGCGCGGTGACCGACTCGCGGTCCGAGTCGCCGTCCGCCGGGTGGGTCCCTTCGGCCTCGCCGGACGCCAACGGTCGGTGCCGCTCCCGGGCCGAGTCCGCGCACTCCCGCCCTTCGATTCGCGGCGGTTGCTGCCGTCACGGTTGGCCCACCTGCGTCAGCTCGACGGTCGGTCGGCAGTGCGCGTGCGCGGTCAAGGTACCGAATTCGATTCCCTGCGTGACTATGTCGAAGGCGACGATGTCCGCAGCATCGACTGGCGGGCCACCGCCCGGCGTCGTTCGACCGTGGTGCGGACCTGGCAGCCGGAGAAGGATCGGCACATCGTCATCGTTCTGGACACGTCTCGAACGTCGGCCGGGCGTGTGGGCGACACACCTCGGCTCGACGCCGCGATGGATGCCGCACTATTGCTTGCCGCACTCGCGTCGCATGCCGGCGATCGGGTCGATCTGATCGCCGGTGACCGGCGGGTCCATCGACGGGTGGTCGGCGTCGGTCGCACGATGCTGCTCAACAGCCTTGTCACCGCGATGGCTGATCTCGAACCCGCCCTTCTGGAAGCAGATTGGCCACTGCTCGGCGCCGAAGTCGCCAAGATCGGACGCCAGCGCGCACTGTTGGTGCTGCTCACA
The genomic region above belongs to Gordonia hongkongensis and contains:
- a CDS encoding SDR family oxidoreductase: MPTALITGASRGLGAEIARQLAPTHDLLLGGRPSPELDRLATELDGASTFAVDLTDYDEVEAAVEAITELDVLVHNAGVASSLEHVAETPVEEWRHILEVNLIAAAELTRLLLPALRAAAGHVVFINSGAGRRVNPGWTPYAASKFGLRALADGLRVEEPTLRVTSVFPGRIDTDMQRDIVAIEGDEYDGSRFLRPATVARAVVHAISTPADAHPEEIVLRPTGRG
- a CDS encoding nuclear transport factor 2 family protein, translating into MTVEQAGLAEKIDAAVDAYIELLNSGTAEQIADLYAADATVEDPIGADIRDTREQLVEFYSVITGMDERTATLKWKKIAGDTAVFEFTLVTKTAGLAFEITPVDIMVFDAEGKVSTMRAVWQQSDLKQL
- a CDS encoding glycerophosphoryl diester phosphodiesterase membrane domain-containing protein, whose product is MPQRRPTSVNSLLQQIFSTTFAAPRVFLGLVGVSWGAAAAPVALITWWLVSAEPTLDDPDDLASSLAPVTAFVLIVFAQWTVMTGALSGLAARPLARLRAGSVPTLDDALRAGRRSLARLSGWTALLGLAVAAAFTPGIALLGLGVSSDGIVLIAGSLLLFLVALIPVTWLLVRTVFTAPAIVIDGLSVRDAIARSGSLSAERFWRTFGILAVMVVLAWVAMPTMMYPFDLLGSIAGMWFDNWDARGTETVVAVIGTVVASMVVQPVLTVVPAVLYDDARAEADPKPFFSGQGDR
- a CDS encoding DUF4129 domain-containing protein, coding for MIGVLAAPLNPGNDEARRWAEEELSDSEYQPPEPSWFDRFGERLWEWIADNVFGWFGGSDTLRGIVIVVAIALVLGLVVAVVRHLRRNPRLPRTTAGPPTGSVLTGPARSAADFRSDADAAFAAGRYDECVLAAVRAMARRGIERGLLADEPSLTAHEVAVDLGPRFPTYDSGLRTATDLFDAIAYGDRHASAESARAVLDIERGVSSARPVDQDTVRSSRLAVPR
- a CDS encoding DUF4350 domain-containing protein; amino-acid sequence: MTGTVQATPPGPVASTPMRPAPAKNKTPAWIWVTIVLVVVVVVAGVGLLGVTALTGVQGTPGPGVSYDPDNAQPTGSRALAQILDDRGADLRQVRGLAEFTDAPRPGRGTTVVVSSTSSLNPGTTQQFRERVQDADRVILIAPDTTVLTALDLPVTSGYGAGPAAVPAGCRTPGIDETDVVDFSPFGYSPTSPAATACFTSDGTSNLVVVPRTTDRPEFVVISGTMLTNDQLAQQDNAGVAVRVFARSDEILWYVPFFTDQVATEDEESDIPAAVGPLIVLTVFAVLALMLWRGRRFGPLVTEPLPAVVKAVETTRARGRMYHRAGADARAAAALRIHTLGSLASYLGLPFDAARATDALSRPDWDTVVAPTENSDPMVSAIVLAVVGATHRDLGEVRSLLSGPLPTTDAQLVHFTAELTNLEKEVRHAP
- a CDS encoding DUF58 domain-containing protein — protein: MFLTGRFLILVLLGAVPILIWPNYFVPVLWALFCVPVVCLDIALAGSTKSITMSRSAPGPIRLGQSTTCSIAVTNHGSQTFRGVLRDSWQPSAGASSNTHRVSIPRAETRSMTTTLTPTRRGDRLAVRVAVRRVGPFGLAGRQRSVPLPGRVRALPPFDSRRLLPSRLAHLRQLDGRSAVRVRGQGTEFDSLRDYVEGDDVRSIDWRATARRRSTVVRTWQPEKDRHIVIVLDTSRTSAGRVGDTPRLDAAMDAALLLAALASHAGDRVDLIAGDRRVHRRVVGVGRTMLLNSLVTAMADLEPALLEADWPLLGAEVAKIGRQRALLVLLTPLEPAAVEESLLPPLSVLAQRYKVIIGSVADPALDDMLTERADAAQIYDAAAAARTLTLRDRTATAVGRLGVDVVDAAPDKLPAKLADQYLLLKSRGLL